The nucleotide window ATTTAAGTGCAAAAAGAAATAAGACTGATATTTTACTAAAATTACTTTGAACCATTGTTATCATCAGCTGCTCGCAAAGGCTGGTTCCTCAATGGGCGACTTTCAATCTGTTGGAGGAAACAAAAAACAAATGACGTTAATACAATCTAGAGAAAAAAAAGTATAGCTTTTCGAGGTGTCTTGAAAAAACCATAAATAAATGCCTTTGTCAGGTTGATCTGCCGAAGCGCAAAAACAGCAAGTGCCTTGAAAAGCACACCAGGACCCTCCTCTAACGAAAAAACTATACTTGTCTGAAAAAAAGAAATGTATACATCAGAAAaacttaatgaaatgaataacTCATAAATAAAGTTGGGAGTAAGGGCTGAAAAGAAAAGAGCTCTTTGTATAGGTTGGGTTTGCTACCCAGTGCTTTGACTGCAAATTGTTTGGTGTCATTGAAGACTAACCTTGAATGGATTCTGGATGCCAGGAATAATTGGTTCCCTGGCCAGAATTAGAAATCGAGTAACATTATCACAATCATCCTGCCACAAAGGGAAGCATACCAAAATTCAAATTTCTGacaaatatacaacaacaaaACGCTTTGAATTGTAAACCTGAATATTTTGAGCAAGGATGTTCAATCCATATATCTTTGCAGCCGAAGAACTTGCAACAGCTCCAGTATCTTTTAGTTTGTGGAGAGCCACATGCTACAGATAAACATCCattaaaatagtcaaaattagaAACTACTCATGCAATAGAGGCAATTATTTCCAGAAGCAATCGTGTAATCCAAATTCCATTTAGTTACATCCTCAAAAGAGAATAGAATGTATTTGATCAAGTTGGGATCACTGAGGAAGCCATCTGAACCAAACTAGATAAAGTGGCAGGCAACCTACGAGCCATAAGCGTTGGCATGCCAAAATATAAAAGGACAAAGATGAAGAGCAGGGAAATAAGATCTATCTCACATGCTTAGACAATCAAAGCACATCATGTACTTCACTTTGCACATTCAACATAATCTTTCATGACAGATCAGTTTCTACTTTCTACACTCCAAATCAATACTCACCTTTGCTGCAAGGGCAGTATCATCAACTGCTTCTCTGCTCAAGCCTATCTTTGTTAACGTGTTCTCGCACTGAGCTAGAGCCTGAAACACAATGATGTCCAGGGAAAAGATCATTACAAAGAACAAGAGAAACTCAGTCAACAAGCATGATAAATCTCACAGCATACCTGAGGATGACTAAGAACCCTACTTAAATCCTCAAGTTGAACACCATGATTGGCTACTAAGCAATGTTGAACAGCAAGCTTAACTTCCCCAACAATATGCAAGCTATGGCGAAGCAAGAGGTCATAATTCCTATGTATACTACCACCTAAAGAATTCTCAATCGGTAATACTGCTCTATCCACTAACCACTTTTCAACAGCctaaataaagaaatcaaaagtaAAATCAGTCCAATGAAGACTAATACATACAGTTCAAAATCAACCTCATTTTCAACATGAAAACGAAATTAAAAGTCTGAAAGAGAGAGAGAGTTGAAGTGATAACTTGAAAAGCAGAATCAAATTGGTCACAAGGAACAGTTTCACAATTGGGATAGGCCTTCTCAGCAGCAGCTTCACTGTAGGCACCACGAACTCCCTTTAATAATTCAACACAAATGAAACAATCAAGCAATCAATTTCGCTGAATTACAGTAAAATTTTATTGGTTtagaattaaaatataacattaacCAAATTCCCTacgttaaaataattaattaaaaaaaaaagaacagatAAATTGTTGTTTTTAGATACTACCTGATATGCAACGCGAAGGCGAGAGCCATTAGACACGGAATTAAAGAGCTGGGATGAAGAAAGAGGCtctgaagaaaatgaaaaaatagcccacgtaaattttcaaattttattttatttaagaaaGAGAAAGCAAAGAAGGGGATTTTCATACTGGGATGCGAGATGacgttgttgttgttgttgttgtcgtCGTCGTCGTTGTTGTCGTGGAGGGAAGACAAAAGAGCAGTGAAACAACTACGTTTTGAAGGGAATCGGGAGATTTGAATGGTTGGGGTTGGTTTGTGATCGGAGACAGTGACTTTGGCAAAGAGTAGGGCCGCTGGAGACCGTACGATGGAAGTGGCGGTAGCCATTAATGAGTCAGCTTCAGATCCTTACAACTATGGCGGGGCCGATATTTTTAAGAGTGATAACACAAATGTATAAAAGTTACTTTTCTTGGCACAAaaaaagttctttttttttttcttcaaagaAAATGATTTTAGGGATTTGGTGCTAGGTATTTCCGCAGCTTTTCAGGGTTGAGCGGCATTTCTATCGGTTTTTGGTCTCATTGATTCTCGGATtcagttaaataaattattaaataattagggATAAAATCTATTTCACTATTCGGTCCAATTAGTTTGTTGATGAATTGGTTTAATCACTTATTTTAAATTAGTATATGGGTTGATCCTTGATTTTTATTAGTTTGATTAGCTATTTCAATTCTTAAAATACtgggtttttaaattaaaattaatgattGAATTAGTTAAGCCATTAATTTTAATTAGACTAATTCAATTCGTCTAGTTGGTATGATAATCttacaaattatcaaaatttataaaagtaaaaataggaaaaaaaaaactAGTTCAATCAAGTTTTAGTCTAGTTCACAGGTAAACTAGTTCAACTCCTCACCAAATTGATACTTTcattcaaccaatccaacccgTCAATCTAGTCTAATTTTGTAATTAAGTTGGTACTCTTTTAACTTttacttttaagaatttaatattttaattttataaatgtaAAAATCTactttcaaattatatataaccacttaatattttaattgaaaaactaaccatattaattatttgaactaattaataaagttataaaaatataaatattaaatttaaacatattaaaatgacaaaaattaaaaattaaattttttttatatatttaacaaTATCAGAAGTATCAAAATTGAAAATTAGAAACAACCCGTTTTGACTTtcctttaatatataaatatagattaaaaatattatatttaaatttaattataaaattatataaatgcaGGTCAATAATAAAAGCTTTAGGAAAATAGACCACGACGACCCAATCAAACCTGACTTTCTAGATCATATTCGCATTTTAGAATATGTCAAATTTTATATTTGGTCCTTGCCTTGTGGAATTAATTTCGatagtttaattttattaaattaaatttagggTAAAGTACATAAATGGTCATTAAAGTATTATTTGCATTTTATTTTGGTtactatacttttaattttttatttttattttggctaTTAAACTatacaaaattaaatatatttatcacCAAACGTTAATAATCGTTTGAATATTAATAAAAGTGTTGACATGAGTTTTTTATTAGacatataataaatttaaccctttgATGTTTACATAATCTATCAATTTGattctaaatataaaaatttaacaaatttaattctcaatatttacaaaatttattattttagtttaaattgtaaaaaaataaaatatttatataatgacaaattttaatttttaaaagttgaatACTCATAAGACGCTGCCAACGCCTCCTCTCCTCCCTTGATCTACCACGCTTTATCCTCACTATCTTTGAGACTAAAATCCGCTAAATCATTCTCCATGATTCCATCGATAAAAccaccaaaaatacaaaaataataaaatcatgcTACAAGAGCAGACTATAAACCAACCTAATGCCTGCTAATATTAGTAACTTAATCCAATTAAGGATAGTAACTAATTATAGAAATGGAGTAAAACTTTTTACTTGATCCTAAGAAAAGgagcataaaaaataattattatattccaATTTTGGGGCTAATATGAGGGAAACTGCAGGGTTTGGTCTTTGATTGATACGgtgaaattgaatttttattctcAATAATTTCTCTAATAATTTAAATCGGAAAAAGTCAGTCGTTACAGATTACatactattattaaataataaatatttattttaataacttattAATATTTTTAGGGTGGATTTGGATGGGCGATAGGTTGCAATgtgtttagtttattttttgtcTTATGTTATAGTATCGCTTCGATATCTAATCTTACTGacattgttatttttttattaaccaCAATTAAACGCATCTCCCATCTAAACACATCCTTAATAAatgattattttttaaaatttagttatttgatatgatttaaatGAAAATGGCTTAAATGCTCAATTAGAGTTTAAAAAAATTCCATTCAATTAGAGTTTTAATAGAAAACTAGAAATCAATTATGCCTAGACCTATCCATGGGTCGGATCACCCAATCAGGCCCGAAGTTCTGCTCGAAAAGTAGGAGGGTTTGTCTAAAAATATAggtccgaaaaatgggcttgaaaaaaataaggcccatttAAAAAATGAATCGAGCCTCAAGTAATGCCTCTTTGGCCCGACCCTGACCCCAACCCAAATATgcaatttttttactattttattgcTATTTTCTTGTGTGCTTTTTgattattttgctactatttaactattatgttgttactatttcgttgttattatttgaatattgtataactcttgttatattgttaattttgttactattttagaggcatttgcttgttaaatgACACTcacttatcttagtgttatttgagtatacatattattttttaatttattttcaatttgttgggaaatatttattttaatatttttaatatttttatgtattatatttttctaaaattgtataaaaaaattaatatagctAGGCTAAACtgggcttgagcaaaattttaagtctattttcaggttgGATCAGATCTGACTCATGAAAACCTCTAATTACACTCTTGAAATTAACTTTTATGTCAAAACCCCTATTATCTATTAAGTGATGAGGTGAGAGATGACATGATAAATTTGGTAGATGAGTGTGATTTTAAATTAGAAGCTTAAacgatattttaattattatatgcGGTTTTTAGCATTTAagacaaaattattttaaaaaaatctaaatctTTAAAAAAACACTACAAGAAAATGCTAACTTCATAAAAatctattaaaatttcaaaaatatgaaaacaaaataattttatgaagattaaaacttttaaaaattaaaagtaataaaaaatttagtcctaataaatAATTGGTGCATCTATAAATGATGATAAGACTTCTTAGAAGTTTTTAGGTGTGCAAAATTAGGTTAACCGACGAATTCGATTAATCGGTCGGTTAACAGAATTAATTCGGTCGggggtcggttaataattttttaagttttcggTTAATTGTTAATTTGGTTCGAAACTGGTCGGTTAatcgaaaaaattaaaaataaaattataatatataaatagcatGCTATTCACTTaaacccaatccaacataaacccaaatacccaatctaatatatattaacccatgtacccaacccaatcataaaaattacaaataatttaataaataaaaataaaaatctaaaactaaaactaaaactaaaactaaaaataaaaataaaataaaaacatataattttatacaaataattagGTTAATtaggttaattttatacttattttaaccaaaattaaaaacatataattttcggttcggttaatttttttggaaaaattttagttcggttaacggttaaaaattttgaaatatcgtTTAATTCGGTTAATGTTATTTCGGGTCGGTTAACCAATTGAATACCCCTATTCATGGTTGTTGCTTACATACCAAATTAACCTTGATAAAAGGAACAATCaaataagttttatttttttaatattagtttCATTCACTTTAAAAAGATTTAAGTTTTTAATGCAATTGTTGAATGaataatctaatatatattataacaagGTGTACaagcattttaaaaataattcaatgtGTTATTGTTATATTTATAGGTGTTCAAATGGTTGGTTCATTAATACCTTAACTGAATTACCATTAAATAAATTATCTGAAATTTTAAAACCTTTAACTATTAATCGAACCGAAATTTGTTAAAATCTATTAACCAACCGAAATAATTTCGGTTAATCAGACAGATTAatgaattaactaaaatttttatattttttattcaaataaatttgaaacatgaaaaaaaaaaaagcaattgcaatatttctttttaattttaaaaaataacacaATAACAATACTAAAGAAAAGTTGAGcgatgaaatgaaaaaaaaaatctactTGGAATGATGAagtgaaagaagaaaaaaaggaagtttgaagGAAGAAGATTCGAAAATG belongs to Gossypium arboreum isolate Shixiya-1 chromosome 7, ASM2569848v2, whole genome shotgun sequence and includes:
- the LOC108467767 gene encoding arogenate dehydratase/prephenate dehydratase 2, chloroplastic-like isoform X1, giving the protein MATATSIVRSPAALLFAKVTVSDHKPTPTIQISRFPSKRSCFTALLSSLHDNNDDDDNNNNNNVISHPKPLSSSQLFNSVSNGSRLRVAYQGVRGAYSEAAAEKAYPNCETVPCDQFDSAFQAVEKWLVDRAVLPIENSLGGSIHRNYDLLLRHSLHIVGEVKLAVQHCLVANHGVQLEDLSRVLSHPQALAQCENTLTKIGLSREAVDDTALAAKHVALHKLKDTGAVASSSAAKIYGLNILAQNIQDDCDNVTRFLILAREPIIPGIQNPFKTSIVFSLEEGPGVLFKALAVFALRQINLTKIESRPLRNQPLRAADDNNGSKYFDYLFYVDFEASMAEERAQNALRHLKEFATFLRVLGSYPVDTTMM
- the LOC108467767 gene encoding arogenate dehydratase/prephenate dehydratase 2, chloroplastic-like isoform X2 encodes the protein MATATSIVRSPAALLFAKVTVSDHKPTPTIQISRFPSKRSCFTALLSSLHDNNDDDDNNNNNNVISHPKPLSSSQLFNSVSNGSRLRVAYQGVRGAYSEAAAEKAYPNCETVPCDQFDSAFQAVEKWLVDRAVLPIENSLGGSIHRNYDLLLRHSLHIVGEVKLAVQHCLVANHGVQLEDLSRVLSHPQALAQCENTLTKIGLSREAVDDTALAAKHVALHKLKDTGAVASSSAAKIYGLNILAQNIQDDCDNVTRFLILAREPIIPGIQNPFKTSIVFSLEEGPGVLFKALAVFALRQINLTKIESRPLRNQPLRAADDNNGSNIDG